A single genomic interval of Pyrobaculum arsenaticum DSM 13514 harbors:
- a CDS encoding daunorubicin resistance protein DrrA family ABC transporter ATP-binding protein, whose protein sequence is MNAIVVQNLVKRYGEVEALRGISFEVARGEVFGLLGPNGAGKTTTIKILTGLTKPTSGRALVAGFDVVEEPMEVKKRIGWVASEVIVDDELTGWENLEIQARLAGVKNWRERAAELLKYFGLSEAADRPVGKYSTGMRKRLEVAMALLHAPEILFMDEPTVGLDVGARVGLWEVVRQINKDFGVTVLLTTHYMEEAEQLCNRIAIINKGVLVATGTPDELKAKYGVDVIELEVDRPVDTAKLAAFGEVAMSNGKVLIKTRNAEEKVAEVVKAVEGVKSVRVKKASLDTVFLNLTGATFEGEQADIKRLYMKVRMARR, encoded by the coding sequence GTGAACGCAATTGTTGTGCAGAATTTAGTCAAGCGTTACGGAGAGGTGGAGGCGTTGAGAGGCATTTCGTTCGAGGTAGCCAGAGGCGAGGTCTTCGGCCTTTTGGGCCCTAACGGGGCTGGGAAGACCACCACCATCAAGATCCTCACGGGTCTCACAAAGCCGACGTCAGGTAGGGCCCTGGTGGCGGGCTTCGACGTGGTGGAGGAGCCCATGGAGGTGAAGAAGAGGATTGGTTGGGTAGCCTCGGAGGTGATTGTAGACGACGAACTAACGGGGTGGGAGAACTTGGAGATCCAGGCGAGGCTGGCGGGGGTCAAGAACTGGCGGGAGAGAGCGGCTGAGCTTCTCAAATACTTCGGCTTATCGGAGGCGGCGGATCGCCCCGTGGGGAAGTACAGCACGGGGATGAGGAAGAGGCTGGAGGTGGCCATGGCCCTACTCCACGCCCCGGAGATCCTCTTTATGGACGAGCCGACGGTGGGCCTCGACGTTGGGGCCCGGGTCGGGCTGTGGGAGGTAGTTCGGCAGATCAACAAAGACTTCGGCGTCACGGTCCTCCTCACCACACACTACATGGAGGAGGCGGAGCAACTTTGCAACCGCATCGCCATAATAAACAAGGGCGTTTTAGTGGCCACCGGCACGCCGGATGAGCTCAAGGCCAAATACGGCGTCGACGTGATTGAGCTCGAGGTGGATCGCCCCGTGGACACAGCCAAGCTTGCCGCATTCGGCGAGGTTGCCATGAGCAACGGGAAAGTTCTTATAAAGACGAGAAATGCTGAAGAGAAGGTGGCCGAGGTGGTCAAGGCGGTGGAGGGCGTCAAGAGCGTGAGGGTTAAGAAAGCGAGTCTTGACACGGTGTTTCTCAACCTCACCGGCGCAACGTTCGAGGGGGAGCAGGCCGATATTAAGCGGCTCTACATGAAGGTTAGGATGGCGAGGCGATGA
- a CDS encoding TenA family transcriptional regulator, giving the protein MRVIEAIRRELEPLNAEIRAALRPSREALVKFVANQLYIVPHDLKALSAAMAKAREPDEYRFVKALVDGDYNALQLLWELAEEVGVSLSWDALDPSAVAYTHFLSWLAVNGTMGDLAVAMTVNLPVWGENCLALARWAKEQGYKRLGFLEMFAGPYDQLEAAAEAIAQRYLDWGRYRFVAKAIQRYELEFWRSVSG; this is encoded by the coding sequence ATGAGGGTCATTGAGGCGATTAGGAGGGAGCTGGAGCCTTTAAACGCCGAGATACGAGCCGCGCTGAGGCCGAGCAGAGAGGCGCTTGTGAAGTTCGTGGCGAACCAGCTCTACATCGTCCCGCACGACTTGAAGGCCCTCTCCGCGGCTATGGCCAAGGCGAGGGAGCCGGACGAGTACCGCTTCGTCAAGGCGCTTGTCGACGGCGACTACAACGCCCTACAGCTTTTGTGGGAGCTCGCCGAGGAGGTGGGGGTCTCCTTATCATGGGACGCACTGGACCCGTCGGCCGTTGCCTACACCCACTTCCTCTCGTGGCTTGCGGTGAACGGCACAATGGGCGACTTGGCAGTGGCCATGACGGTGAACCTCCCCGTCTGGGGGGAGAACTGCCTGGCGCTGGCCAGGTGGGCCAAGGAGCAGGGCTATAAAAGGCTGGGCTTTCTGGAGATGTTCGCCGGCCCCTACGACCAGCTGGAAGCCGCCGCCGAGGCCATCGCCCAGAGGTACCTCGACTGGGGGCGCTACAGGTTTGTGGCCAAGGCGATTCAGCGCTACGAGCTGGAGTTTTGGCGCTCGGTGTCGGGCTAG
- the tenA gene encoding thiaminase II produces the protein MATEELRRRVDQIWQRIFAHPFVVELYAGSLPMEKFKYYLLQDYNYLVNFAKALSLAAARAPGVDLMKTALELAYGTVTGEMANYEALLREVGLTLKDAEAAEPNRVNVSYMAYLKSVCALEGFYHCMAALLPCFWSYMEIAEVHREKLAANPVAVYRKWASVYLSQEYRALVSKLRGVLDASGLSAEGLWPYFKEASMYELEFWQAAYEGH, from the coding sequence ATGGCTACGGAGGAGTTGAGGAGGCGTGTCGATCAGATTTGGCAGAGGATTTTCGCCCACCCCTTCGTGGTTGAGCTCTACGCCGGGAGCCTCCCCATGGAGAAGTTTAAGTACTACCTGCTACAGGACTACAACTACTTGGTGAACTTTGCCAAGGCCTTGTCCCTGGCGGCGGCGCGGGCCCCCGGGGTGGATCTCATGAAGACGGCGCTGGAGCTGGCTTACGGCACGGTGACGGGGGAGATGGCGAACTACGAGGCGTTGCTGAGGGAGGTGGGGCTGACGCTCAAGGACGCCGAGGCCGCTGAGCCTAACCGGGTAAACGTGTCGTACATGGCGTATCTCAAGTCGGTCTGTGCGCTTGAGGGCTTCTACCACTGCATGGCGGCCCTCCTCCCCTGCTTCTGGTCCTATATGGAAATAGCCGAGGTGCACCGGGAGAAGCTCGCCGCCAACCCCGTGGCGGTTTACAGGAAGTGGGCCTCTGTCTACTTGAGCCAGGAGTACCGGGCACTGGTCTCAAAGCTGAGGGGGGTGCTAGACGCGTCTGGCCTTTCGGCAGAGGGGCTGTGGCCATACTTCAAGGAGGCGTCAATGTACGAGCTGGAGTTCTGGCAGGCGGCGTATGAGGGTCATTGA
- the purE gene encoding 5-(carboxyamino)imidazole ribonucleotide mutase: MKVAVIMGSINDLDVMTEALEVLEALGIPYEARVVSAHRTPDYMYQFAQEAEREFDVIIAGAGGAAHLPGMTASLTPLPVIGVPIPTRHLGGLDSLLSIVQMPRGTPVATVAIGNAANAAYLAARILGVKHPHIREKVREHMKKMREEVLTKSFIKSFSINT, translated from the coding sequence ATGAAAGTTGCAGTCATAATGGGGTCCATAAACGACTTAGATGTCATGACAGAGGCTTTGGAGGTGCTGGAGGCGCTGGGCATCCCCTACGAGGCGCGGGTTGTCAGCGCCCACAGGACGCCCGACTACATGTACCAGTTCGCCCAGGAGGCCGAAAGGGAGTTCGACGTAATCATCGCGGGGGCAGGCGGCGCGGCCCACCTACCCGGCATGACGGCGTCGCTAACGCCGTTACCAGTAATCGGCGTGCCTATACCCACAAGGCACCTCGGAGGGCTCGACTCTCTCCTCTCCATTGTACAGATGCCAAGGGGAACCCCCGTCGCTACGGTGGCCATCGGCAACGCCGCCAACGCCGCCTACCTCGCCGCGAGGATCCTCGGCGTGAAGCACCCCCACATCCGGGAGAAAGTACGCGAACACATGAAAAAGATGCGTGAAGAAGTTCTGACCAAGTCCTTCATAAAGTCTTTTTCAATAAACACTTAA
- a CDS encoding phosphoribosylformylglycinamidine synthase subunit PurS: MRYAVYLNVAYKPSIRDPEGETIANDLLARLGYSVEVRAGKCLVMYIEAPSPEAAQAEALKIAKEARLGNPNVHVVEVLKVAEA, translated from the coding sequence GTGAGGTACGCGGTGTACCTAAACGTCGCTTACAAGCCCTCGATAAGGGACCCCGAGGGGGAGACTATCGCAAACGACTTGCTGGCGCGGCTGGGATACAGCGTAGAGGTCCGCGCGGGGAAGTGCCTCGTGATGTACATAGAGGCGCCCAGCCCCGAGGCGGCCCAGGCGGAGGCCTTGAAAATTGCGAAGGAGGCGAGGCTGGGCAACCCCAACGTCCACGTGGTGGAGGTCCTCAAGGTGGCCGAGGCATGA
- a CDS encoding amidophosphoribosyltransferase, whose protein sequence is MCGIAGAWGRSAGEVAKRMAPWLMHRGHEGVGYAYVSQDGVKLGPPPDDAEGALAHTRYSTSGAYGVQLQPVLAKHRDLELALVFNGTVVNYKQLADGRFDGEALARALAREIWEWGLEEGVIHVYSKIVGAASLLALTPWGLLAVRDPRGVRPLAYRHYGGGMAFASETVALGGGQELAPGLAVLYGKRLAFWKIPPGENKLCAMELVYFAHPASSMGGWLVADVRRALGRALAEVETRDFDVVAYVPETARTAAEAFAEALGKPLVDAVVKNRFAGRVFITPPHLRNPGDAFRAVPELVVGKRVALVDDSLIRGTNIRTVVRLLRDAGAREVHVRIASPPVMWPCFFGLDFPTRKELAAYKRGVEAIRAYIGADSLIYLPLEKFRQILGTACYGCFTGEYPIDVDVEEAEAAQIDSRYA, encoded by the coding sequence ATGTGCGGCATAGCTGGGGCCTGGGGGCGGAGCGCCGGGGAGGTGGCGAAGAGGATGGCGCCGTGGCTTATGCACAGAGGCCACGAGGGTGTTGGCTACGCCTACGTCTCCCAAGACGGCGTCAAGCTGGGGCCCCCGCCAGACGACGCAGAAGGGGCGCTGGCGCATACGAGGTACAGCACATCCGGGGCCTACGGCGTCCAGCTACAGCCCGTGTTGGCGAAGCACCGGGACCTGGAGCTGGCGCTGGTCTTCAACGGCACGGTGGTCAACTATAAGCAGCTGGCAGATGGCCGCTTTGACGGGGAGGCATTGGCAAGGGCCCTTGCAAGGGAGATTTGGGAGTGGGGGCTGGAGGAGGGGGTTATCCACGTCTACTCTAAGATCGTGGGCGCCGCCTCGCTTCTCGCCCTCACGCCGTGGGGGTTGCTGGCGGTGAGGGATCCCAGGGGGGTGAGGCCCCTGGCGTATCGCCACTACGGCGGGGGGATGGCCTTCGCGTCGGAGACTGTGGCGCTGGGAGGGGGGCAGGAGCTCGCCCCTGGGCTGGCCGTCTTGTACGGCAAGAGGTTGGCCTTTTGGAAAATCCCTCCGGGCGAGAATAAGCTGTGCGCCATGGAGCTGGTCTACTTCGCTCACCCCGCCTCTTCCATGGGCGGGTGGCTGGTGGCCGATGTGAGGAGGGCGCTGGGCAGGGCCCTCGCTGAGGTGGAGACACGTGACTTCGACGTGGTGGCCTACGTTCCGGAGACTGCGAGGACGGCGGCCGAGGCCTTCGCCGAGGCGTTGGGCAAGCCACTGGTGGACGCAGTTGTGAAAAACCGATTTGCGGGGAGGGTCTTCATCACGCCACCCCACCTCCGAAATCCGGGCGATGCCTTTAGGGCCGTGCCCGAGCTGGTGGTGGGCAAAAGGGTAGCCCTCGTGGACGACTCGCTGATAAGGGGGACGAACATAAGGACGGTGGTGAGGTTGTTGAGGGACGCCGGGGCGAGGGAGGTGCACGTGAGGATAGCGTCGCCTCCTGTGATGTGGCCATGCTTCTTCGGCTTGGACTTCCCGACGAGGAAGGAGCTGGCGGCTTACAAACGCGGCGTCGAGGCTATAAGGGCCTACATAGGCGCGGACAGCCTCATTTACCTCCCCCTTGAGAAGTTTAGACAAATCCTGGGAACCGCTTGCTACGGGTGCTTTACAGGAGAGTACCCAATTGATGTAGATGTTGAGGAGGCGGAGGCCGCCCAGATCGACTCGCGCTATGCCTAG
- the purQ gene encoding phosphoribosylformylglycinamidine synthase I, producing MIAVLKFPGTNGDYDVLRALELAGLRGEIVWYKDYRPGAYDAVVLAGGFSYGDRLRAGAVAAATKAVEHVREDAERGVPVLGICNGFQILVEAGLLPGALIPNDPPGFISRWIPIRVVDNETPFTLLYQRGEVVYMPVAHAEGRYIPEGSPRAVFKYVENPNGSVDDIAGVARGNVLGLMPHPERAVDPRISRNGVGGLKLWLSLKEWLRR from the coding sequence ATGATCGCTGTTTTGAAATTCCCCGGCACTAATGGGGACTACGACGTGTTGAGGGCGCTGGAGCTTGCGGGGCTGAGGGGGGAGATCGTGTGGTACAAGGACTACCGGCCGGGGGCGTACGACGCTGTGGTGCTGGCTGGGGGCTTCTCCTACGGCGACAGGCTGAGGGCCGGCGCCGTCGCAGCCGCCACCAAGGCGGTAGAGCACGTGAGGGAGGACGCGGAGAGGGGCGTCCCCGTGCTGGGGATCTGCAACGGCTTTCAGATCTTGGTCGAGGCGGGGCTTTTGCCCGGCGCCCTCATCCCCAACGACCCGCCGGGCTTTATAAGCAGGTGGATCCCCATACGCGTCGTGGACAACGAAACCCCCTTCACCCTCCTCTACCAGAGGGGGGAGGTGGTCTACATGCCGGTGGCCCACGCAGAGGGGCGCTACATACCCGAGGGAAGCCCGAGGGCTGTCTTCAAATACGTGGAGAACCCCAACGGCTCCGTCGACGACATTGCCGGGGTAGCGCGGGGCAACGTCCTCGGCCTAATGCCCCATCCAGAAAGGGCGGTGGACCCCCGCATCTCAAGAAACGGCGTAGGGGGGCTGAAGCTGTGGCTTAGCCTAAAGGAGTGGCTGAGAAGGTAG
- a CDS encoding 5-(carboxyamino)imidazole ribonucleotide synthase, with the protein MRLYVLGGGQLALMMCWESQRVPVHFSVYDPDPSAPAYRCAKRPSDPLEEVDKADAVTFEFENVDISLAERAEKLGKLRPPLAYLKVKKSRIEERALMDSIGVPTVPWRRAANWEEAIKIAESMGRAYVKVPTGGYDGKGQYIYPHEAALIRGLAGELLVEEYVDIRREFSIVAARAENGDVYFYPPAENFYVHGILVWNYAPTKVPEEAYEYVNRILEWGKYVGVIAVEFFEARDGRVLVNEIAPRVHNTGHWTLETDASQFENHVRAVLGLPLRRPRAMAPTAMVNILGVGLGKLPLAELERRGRVYWYYKAEARPRRKMGHLNITAGSVEEAITKAREALRLIYGADFPRLVMRSRPSP; encoded by the coding sequence ATGCGTCTCTACGTCCTCGGCGGGGGTCAGCTGGCGCTTATGATGTGCTGGGAGTCGCAGAGGGTCCCGGTACACTTCTCGGTGTACGACCCCGACCCCTCCGCCCCGGCCTACAGATGCGCGAAGAGGCCCTCAGACCCGCTTGAGGAGGTGGACAAGGCCGATGCCGTCACCTTCGAATTTGAGAACGTGGACATCTCGCTGGCGGAGCGGGCTGAGAAGCTGGGCAAGCTTAGGCCCCCGCTGGCCTACCTGAAAGTTAAGAAGAGCAGGATCGAGGAGAGAGCCCTCATGGACTCTATCGGCGTGCCCACTGTGCCGTGGCGCCGGGCGGCTAATTGGGAGGAGGCTATTAAAATAGCGGAGTCCATGGGTAGGGCATATGTAAAGGTGCCCACCGGCGGCTACGACGGGAAGGGGCAGTACATATACCCCCACGAGGCCGCGTTGATAAGGGGGCTGGCTGGGGAGCTCCTGGTAGAGGAGTACGTAGACATCAGGAGGGAGTTCTCCATTGTGGCCGCGAGGGCGGAGAACGGCGATGTCTACTTCTACCCACCTGCCGAGAACTTCTACGTACACGGCATCTTGGTCTGGAACTACGCTCCGACAAAAGTGCCGGAAGAGGCGTATGAATACGTCAACCGCATATTGGAGTGGGGGAAGTACGTTGGGGTCATCGCAGTGGAGTTCTTCGAGGCTAGGGACGGCCGCGTTTTGGTCAACGAGATAGCCCCCAGGGTCCACAACACGGGGCACTGGACCCTGGAGACAGACGCCAGCCAGTTCGAGAACCACGTCCGCGCCGTCTTAGGCCTCCCGCTGAGGAGACCCCGCGCTATGGCCCCTACGGCGATGGTAAACATCTTGGGCGTCGGCCTGGGAAAGCTACCGCTGGCGGAGCTGGAGCGGCGGGGGCGGGTGTACTGGTACTACAAGGCTGAGGCTAGGCCGAGGCGGAAAATGGGCCACCTCAACATAACGGCTGGGTCAGTGGAGGAGGCGATCACAAAGGCGAGGGAGGCGCTGAGGCTGATATATGGAGCGGATTTCCCAAGGCTTGTGATGAGGTCGAGGCCTAGCCCTTGA
- a CDS encoding ABC transporter permease: protein MINQLYALYKREALKLFRSRFMWAMILAQPLMWIIFFGNSLAGLPKGFLAQYFGVDNYLAYMLPGMVTISMMTAGTFASISIVIDRRLGYLKRVLTTPTPRSAVFLAKALGGMTRGLLMVPVILALGALLGVHYKIDWGALVVWLAGLLALGIGFSSLFAVFTSNTSDVHAPGVIANFITMPLMFTSTAIFPREFFPTWLKALSEVNPLTYATELGREALIYGSAPNTTALAALALFAVTTTAIGIVMVETQLSPD, encoded by the coding sequence ATGATTAACCAGCTCTACGCCTTGTACAAGAGGGAGGCGCTTAAGCTCTTCCGTAGCCGTTTTATGTGGGCTATGATACTGGCGCAACCGTTAATGTGGATTATCTTCTTCGGCAACAGCCTCGCTGGTCTGCCCAAGGGCTTCTTGGCCCAGTACTTCGGCGTCGACAACTACTTAGCCTACATGCTACCCGGCATGGTCACCATATCTATGATGACCGCGGGCACCTTCGCCTCCATTAGCATTGTAATAGACCGACGTTTGGGCTACCTTAAGAGAGTATTGACTACTCCCACGCCCCGCTCTGCGGTCTTTTTGGCCAAGGCCCTTGGGGGGATGACTAGGGGATTGTTAATGGTGCCGGTTATCCTAGCGCTGGGAGCCCTCCTGGGGGTTCACTACAAAATTGACTGGGGCGCCCTAGTTGTGTGGCTTGCTGGCCTCCTGGCCTTAGGGATAGGCTTCTCTTCCCTCTTCGCCGTCTTCACATCCAACACCTCTGATGTGCACGCGCCAGGGGTTATCGCCAATTTCATCACGATGCCCCTCATGTTTACCTCTACGGCAATATTCCCGCGTGAGTTCTTCCCAACATGGCTCAAGGCGCTGAGCGAGGTGAACCCACTCACCTACGCCACTGAGCTGGGCAGAGAGGCGTTGATATATGGCTCCGCCCCAAACACCACCGCGCTTGCCGCACTTGCCCTCTTCGCTGTGACCACCACAGCAATTGGCATTGTCATGGTGGAAACCCAGCTGTCGCCAGACTAA
- the purL gene encoding phosphoribosylformylglycinamidine synthase subunit PurL yields MALSREELEVIERGLGRPPSEVELALFRSHWSEHCSYKSTRMWLRRLPSRAPWVVRGPGTDAPLVEIAEGLFVTFKIESHNHPSAVDPYNGAATGVGGIIRDILTVGARPVALLVNLHFGPLDHPHARWIASNVVRGISDYGNRVGVPVVGGETWFDEDFTYTPIVLATCVGVVEKGKVPPGGVETGDLIVVAGLGADKSGLGGSAFASKTLREESEEDLGAVQVADPLMGKKLIDLVQEAVGCVKFIKDLGGGGLATALAELAEWFGLGVEAELDKIHMSDREMGPAEVLSSETQERLVFVVSPQGLECLKSLLEKYEVPYSVVGRFVKSGRVRLLWRGEVVGDVPVWLAAKAPEMVWPRESYEPPPLPEIPEPPIDKAVELVLSSPNVAVKEAIYRRFDFDVGVRTAVKPGEGDAAVLKLYERGNLGIVVKGDANPRYAYLDPRLGAANAFVKAYRNVAVAGGVPKAAVDSINVGSPARPAVYWQFVEAVEGLKEAAEALGVPIVGGKVSLYNEYGDRPIKPTVAVVVLGVIDDVSTALRALWRDGDGVYLWGFTRGEVGGSEYMYRVHRLVAGRPPSVDYAAEKRIVEEVQRWRGRLTGAKDVGVGGLAAALAKMAVASGVGADVDVCKAPTDMGRLDYLLFSESNGRFVAAGEEGPGVKIGVAGGDRLVLRCGSTQLFSRSVDGLKELMSLGL; encoded by the coding sequence ATGGCCTTGAGTAGGGAGGAGCTTGAGGTTATTGAAAGGGGGCTGGGGAGGCCGCCGAGCGAGGTGGAGCTTGCGCTGTTTAGGTCTCATTGGTCTGAGCACTGTTCCTACAAGTCCACTAGGATGTGGCTTAGGCGTCTGCCGAGCAGGGCGCCTTGGGTGGTGAGGGGGCCGGGCACGGACGCCCCTCTTGTGGAGATAGCGGAGGGGCTCTTCGTCACTTTTAAGATTGAGAGCCACAACCACCCCAGCGCCGTTGACCCCTACAACGGCGCGGCCACGGGGGTGGGGGGGATTATCCGCGACATCTTGACCGTGGGGGCTAGGCCCGTTGCTCTGCTGGTGAACCTGCACTTCGGCCCCCTAGATCACCCGCACGCCAGGTGGATCGCGTCGAACGTAGTGAGGGGGATATCGGACTACGGCAACAGGGTGGGGGTGCCGGTGGTGGGGGGCGAGACGTGGTTTGACGAGGATTTTACATATACGCCGATTGTCCTCGCCACGTGCGTCGGCGTAGTGGAGAAGGGCAAGGTGCCGCCGGGCGGGGTGGAGACAGGTGATTTGATAGTGGTTGCCGGCCTAGGCGCGGATAAAAGCGGGTTGGGAGGCTCGGCGTTTGCCAGCAAGACGCTGAGAGAGGAGAGCGAGGAAGACCTAGGCGCTGTCCAGGTTGCGGATCCCCTCATGGGTAAGAAGCTGATTGACCTGGTGCAGGAGGCGGTGGGGTGTGTGAAGTTTATCAAGGACCTGGGAGGCGGGGGGTTGGCGACGGCGCTGGCGGAGCTCGCCGAGTGGTTCGGCCTCGGGGTGGAGGCTGAGCTGGACAAGATCCACATGTCTGACCGGGAGATGGGCCCAGCTGAGGTGCTGTCCAGCGAGACCCAGGAGAGGCTGGTCTTCGTCGTCTCCCCCCAGGGGCTTGAGTGCCTGAAGTCCCTGTTGGAGAAGTACGAGGTGCCCTACTCGGTTGTGGGTAGGTTTGTGAAGTCTGGGCGGGTGCGGCTTTTGTGGCGGGGCGAGGTTGTGGGGGACGTCCCCGTGTGGCTCGCCGCCAAGGCCCCGGAGATGGTGTGGCCCAGGGAGAGCTACGAGCCTCCGCCCCTCCCGGAGATCCCCGAGCCTCCTATAGACAAGGCGGTGGAGCTGGTCCTATCCTCGCCCAACGTGGCCGTAAAGGAGGCTATATACCGCAGGTTCGACTTCGACGTGGGGGTGAGAACCGCCGTGAAGCCCGGGGAGGGCGACGCCGCGGTGCTGAAGCTGTACGAGAGGGGAAACCTCGGCATTGTTGTAAAGGGCGATGCGAACCCCCGCTACGCCTACCTAGACCCGAGGCTTGGGGCGGCCAACGCCTTCGTTAAGGCGTACAGAAACGTGGCCGTGGCTGGCGGAGTGCCCAAGGCCGCAGTTGACAGCATAAACGTGGGTAGCCCCGCGAGGCCTGCTGTGTATTGGCAGTTTGTTGAGGCAGTGGAGGGGCTTAAGGAGGCGGCGGAGGCGCTTGGCGTGCCCATCGTGGGGGGCAAGGTCAGCCTGTACAACGAGTACGGGGATAGGCCGATTAAGCCCACTGTGGCCGTGGTGGTGCTTGGGGTCATAGACGACGTGTCCACGGCGCTGAGGGCCCTGTGGCGCGACGGCGACGGGGTATACCTCTGGGGCTTCACGAGGGGCGAGGTGGGCGGGAGCGAGTACATGTACAGAGTCCACCGCCTTGTGGCTGGGAGGCCGCCCTCAGTGGACTACGCGGCTGAGAAGAGGATAGTGGAGGAGGTGCAGAGGTGGCGGGGGAGGCTAACCGGCGCCAAGGACGTGGGGGTGGGGGGCCTGGCGGCGGCTCTCGCCAAGATGGCTGTGGCGAGCGGCGTGGGGGCCGACGTCGACGTCTGCAAGGCTCCCACAGACATGGGGAGGCTAGACTACCTCCTCTTCAGCGAGTCCAACGGCAGATTTGTAGCCGCCGGGGAGGAGGGCCCTGGGGTGAAGATAGGCGTGGCTGGCGGGGATAGGCTCGTGCTGAGGTGCGGCTCTACGCAGCTCTTCAGCAGGTCTGTGGATGGGCTTAAAGAACTGATGTCGCTGGGCCTCTGA